Within the Aeromicrobium sp. Root236 genome, the region CATGGGTCAACGCCGCCGCAGAGATGCCCGGCGCACGCGCCCTGCTCGACGCCCATCTCCAGGAACCCGCGCTCGCCAAGGCATTCGCCAAGGAGCAGGCGTTCCTGGCCGCATCGGCCGGCGTGCCGATGGACCACCCGGACCTCACGGGTCACGGTCGCCGCATCATGGACTCCGCTCGTGAGTCCGTCGTCGACACCGACACCGAGATCGTGGACGAGGAGCCCCGCACGGGACTCGTCGCCAAGCTGCGCAGCGTCATCGCCGCGTAGGTCCCTCCGGACCAGGACCACCCCGTCTGGCGCCGCCCTCCCTCAGGGCGCCAGGCGGGGTTGTGTCTTTTCAGGAGCGCTTCGACGCCAGCCCGGTGATCTGCTCGCCGACCTCGACCTCGATCGCGTCGCGGAACTCCGACCGGAAGATGCCGAGGGTCACCTGGCTCGCGATGGGCAGCAGGCTCTCGACGACGTTGAGGACCTGCGGCCAGTCGTCCTCCGGCAGCCCCGCGTCGACGAACGGCTGCACGAGCTCCTTGACGACCTCACGCACGAACGCGTCCGCGATCGTGCGCAGGTGCGACTGCAGCAACGGGAACAGGGCGATGACGGTCTCGGGTGCGAGGCCCAGCTTGACGGCGGCGGCGCCCGAACGTACGACGGCCGGCTCGATCAGCCGGACCTCGTCGGTGCCGAGCTTCTCGACCAGGCCGAGTCCCACCAGCGACTCGATCAAGGTGTCGTCGCGGTGCACGCCCGCCAAGGCAGCCAGGTCGTCGCGCGACATGGTCTCGGGCTCAGCAGTATCGGGCTGGTCGAGGATCGCGATGAGGTCGAGCGTGTGCCCGGCCGCGTGGGGTGCGTTGAGGATCGCCTTCTCGATCGCCGCGAGCGTGAAGCCGCGCTCGATCAGCTGACGGATGAGCTGGAGCCGCTGCAGGTGCTCGCGGTTGTAGTAGCCCGTACGCCCTTCGAGCCGCGGCGCGTCGATCAGGCCGCGCCCGGCGTACGCCCGGACGTTGCGCACCGTCATCTGGGCCCGCGCAGCGAGCTCGTCGACGGTGTACTCCTCGCCGCCCGTTGCATCCTCTGGCATGCAGGAATCATAGGGGGCGCCGAGTTGCGAGCGTGGCGTGGTGGCAGGGGGCATCATGGAGGCATGGACACGTTGAGAGGGAAGCTCCTGGTGGCCACGCCGGCCATCGAGTCCGGCCCGTTCATGCGCAGCGTCGTGTTCGTCCTCGACCACGACGCCGACGGCGCCCTCGGCGTGATCCTCAACCGCCCCCTGGACTCTGAGGTCGACGACGTCCTGCCCGACTGGGCCGGACTCGTCAACGCACCCGTGTGCCTGTTCGACGGCGGGCCGGTCGCGATGGACTCGGCGCTGGCGCTCGGCGTCATCGCCGACGTCGCGCCGCCCATCGGCTGGCGCCAGATGGCCGGTCGTGTGGGTCTCGTCGACCTCGAGGGACCGCTGCCCGGCAACGGCGAGTTCGCCGGCATCCGGGTGTTCGCGGGCTATGCCGGGTGGGGCGCAGAGCAGCTCGAGGCCGAGCTCGACGAGGGGGCGTGGCTGGTCGTCGAGGCGTACGACTCGGACCTCATCTCGCCGCAGCCCGAGACGCTCTGGCGCGAGGTGCTGCGACGCCAGGACAACGACGTGAGGTTCTGGACGACATTCCCCGACGACCCCTCCGCCAACTGACCCGCGTGTCCTGAGGACTCGTTAGACTGGGCACGTGGCTTTCTTCGGGCGAGGTACTCAGACGGTTGTCGACGAGCGCACCGACATGCGCACCGAAGAGGGTGACCACGAGAAGTTCTCGCACTACGTCCCCAAGGACGAGCTGACCGAGGCGATGATCATGGGTCATCCCGTCGTCGCACTGTGCGGCAAGGTGTGGGTGCCGAGCCGTGATCCGGAGCGTTTCCCGGTGTGCCCCGAGTGCAAAGACATCTGGGAGAGCCTCAAAGACGGCGACGAGGGGGACCCCTCGGGTGACGCGTAGCCAGCACCTCCGGGTCTGGCAGCGTGAGGCATTCGAGCTCTACCAGCGCGCGCAACCGCGCGACTTCCTCACTGTCGCCACGCCGGGCGCCGGCAAGACGACCTTTGCCCTGACGATCGCCGCCGACCTGCTCGCCCGCGGCGTCATCGAGCGGGTCGTCATCGTCACGCCCACGGACCACCTCAAGACCCAGTGGGCACTCGCCGCCTCCGGCATCGGCATCACGCTCGACCCGTCGCTGGCCGGTCAGGGCGTGCTCGGCAAGGACTTCCAGGGCTTCGCCGTCACGTATGCCGGGCTCGCGGTCAATCCCAACGCCTACCGGGCCCGCATCGAGCACCGGGCCACGCTGGTGATCCTCGACGAGGTGCACCACGCCGCCGACGCGCTGTCGTGGGGCGACGCCGTCCAGGAGGCGTGCGATCCCGCCGTGCGGCGCCTCGCGCTCACCGGCACGCCGTTCCGCTCCGACGACAACCCGATCCCGTTCGTCACCTACGCCCCGCAGCACGACGGCACGATGACGAGCATCGCCGACTACTCCTACGGCTATGCCCAGGCCCTCAAGGACCGCGTCGTCCGGCCGGTGCTGTTCATGGCCTACTCCGGCCAGATGCACTGGCGCACGCGTGCCGGCGACGAGGTGGCGGCCCGGCTCGGTGAGCCCCTCGACCGAGCGGCGACGGCGCAGGCGCTGCGCACGGCGTTGGATCCCAACGGCTCCTGGATTCCTGAGGTGCTGACCGCGGCACACACCCGCCTGATGGAGGTGCGCCGCGACGTCCCGGACGCCGGCGGCATGGTGATCGCGAGCGACCAGGACACCGCGCGGCAGTACGCCGCAGTGCTGGCCGAGATCTCCGGTGCGGTGCCGACTGTCGTGCTGTCCGACGAGGCCGGCGCCAGTGCGCGGATCGCTGAGTTCTCCGCCGGCATGACTCCGTGGATGGTCGCCGTGCGCATGGTCAGCGAGGGCGTCGACGTGCCACGCCTGTCCGTGGGCGTCTACGCCACCACGACCTCGACCCCGTTGTTCTTCGCCCAGGCGGTCGGCCGGTTCGTCCGTGCCCGGCGCAAGGGCGAGACCGCCTCGATCTTCGTGCCGAGCGTGCCGCGGCTGCTGCAGCTCGCGTCCGACCTCGAGGCGCAGCGCGACCACGTCATCGGCCGGCCGGTCAAGGACGAGGAGGACCTGTTCGCCGCCGAGGCCGAGCTGATGGCCAAGGCCAACGAGGACCAGGGTGCTTCGGACCAGCTGGGCGAGTACCGCGCACTCGGCAGCGACGCCTCGTTCGACCGGCTCGTCTACGACGGCGGCGAGTTCGGCTACGACGCGTTGTCGGACGACGACGGCGAGCTGGACTTC harbors:
- a CDS encoding YqgE/AlgH family protein yields the protein MDTLRGKLLVATPAIESGPFMRSVVFVLDHDADGALGVILNRPLDSEVDDVLPDWAGLVNAPVCLFDGGPVAMDSALALGVIADVAPPIGWRQMAGRVGLVDLEGPLPGNGEFAGIRVFAGYAGWGAEQLEAELDEGAWLVVEAYDSDLISPQPETLWREVLRRQDNDVRFWTTFPDDPSAN
- a CDS encoding MerR family transcriptional regulator, with amino-acid sequence MPEDATGGEEYTVDELAARAQMTVRNVRAYAGRGLIDAPRLEGRTGYYNREHLQRLQLIRQLIERGFTLAAIEKAILNAPHAAGHTLDLIAILDQPDTAEPETMSRDDLAALAGVHRDDTLIESLVGLGLVEKLGTDEVRLIEPAVVRSGAAAVKLGLAPETVIALFPLLQSHLRTIADAFVREVVKELVQPFVDAGLPEDDWPQVLNVVESLLPIASQVTLGIFRSEFRDAIEVEVGEQITGLASKRS
- a CDS encoding DEAD/DEAH box helicase — its product is MTRSQHLRVWQREAFELYQRAQPRDFLTVATPGAGKTTFALTIAADLLARGVIERVVIVTPTDHLKTQWALAASGIGITLDPSLAGQGVLGKDFQGFAVTYAGLAVNPNAYRARIEHRATLVILDEVHHAADALSWGDAVQEACDPAVRRLALTGTPFRSDDNPIPFVTYAPQHDGTMTSIADYSYGYAQALKDRVVRPVLFMAYSGQMHWRTRAGDEVAARLGEPLDRAATAQALRTALDPNGSWIPEVLTAAHTRLMEVRRDVPDAGGMVIASDQDTARQYAAVLAEISGAVPTVVLSDEAGASARIAEFSAGMTPWMVAVRMVSEGVDVPRLSVGVYATTTSTPLFFAQAVGRFVRARRKGETASIFVPSVPRLLQLASDLEAQRDHVIGRPVKDEEDLFAAEAELMAKANEDQGASDQLGEYRALGSDASFDRLVYDGGEFGYDALSDDDGELDFLGIPGLLDHDQVAELLRTSRAKRAKAKSKDASAPEADVAFEKRSELRRELHALVGAWHHRTGAPHGVTHSRLRQQCGGPPAAQASAAQLQERIDAIRAWALKASG
- a CDS encoding DUF3039 domain-containing protein, whose amino-acid sequence is MAFFGRGTQTVVDERTDMRTEEGDHEKFSHYVPKDELTEAMIMGHPVVALCGKVWVPSRDPERFPVCPECKDIWESLKDGDEGDPSGDA